The DNA window CTGCTTAAGGGCTTCTATGGCCGCCGTTTCTTCCGTATTCAGCCAATCTACTATTTGGCGCTCGTTTTTATCATCTGCATAGGATTGAATGGCGCTGTGAGGGAAGACGTAATTTATCACGTCTTCTTCGTGCAGAATCTTGGAAATGCGCTGCTTCGAAACGACATCGGAAGTTATGGGCCGGCCGCCCCCTGGTGGTCCCTCGCGGTTGAAGAGCAGTTCTATGTATTCTGGGCTCCGATTGTCATCTTTCTCCGGCCGAAAGCCTGGAAGCTTTCGCTATGTGGCGCCTTTGTGGTTGCAATCGGCTGGCGCGCTTTCGCCTGGTATGCCGATCTCGGCCAGGCGAGTGTCCTCGTTACATTCGGAAACCTGGACTCGCTGGCTGCGGGTGCAACAATCGCCGTCATCACATCGACGAGCCGGATCACGCCCCAATTGTCGCGCTGTTTCGCAACTATAATGGTAGTTGGCGTCGCGTCAGTCTGCCTGCTTTGGTTGACAGAGATTAGCGAGGGAGTACCCGCGTATCGGAGTAGCTTCGTTGGCAAAGTACTTGCCGACGTGCCGGTTTACATGATTGCCTCGTCGCTCATATTTTTTTGGGCTATTGGCAAGGCAACAACCGCAGCGAAGCTGATGGAAAACCGCGTTCTGGTGTTCATAGGCAAGCGTAGCTACGGTGCATACGTCTATCACCAGGTGGTAAGCTACACGTTTTATTTCGTCGTGACGCCGCTTTTGCTCGAGCCTGTTTTCGGCGTGAAGTCCGAGTTTCGTGGCGTGGTAGAGTTGTGCGTCTTTGGTGCCGTCACGCTGTTGCTCGCCGCTTTATCATATAAGTACATCGAGCAGCCGATATTCAGACTCCGTGATCGGATCTATCCGACCAGCTGATCGCGTTCACTGAAAGCGTCTTACTGAAAAATTGGAACTGATCGCCCGCCTCCTTCGAGCCGGGTGTTTTGCCACGCCCAAAAACCGGAGCCGACCCATGCTCGTCCATAACTGGCGCGCCGTGCTGAGGCGCGCCTGGAGCGTTCGCCTCATGGTGCTCGCTCTGCTCTTCATCGTCCTCGAGCCCGTCATCAATTTCGTCGCCGCGACCTGGGTCCCCGGCAATCTCTACATCCAGCTCGCCATGTCCACCGCATCGGGGCTCTTCGCTGCGGCGGCGATCGTCGCGCGCGTTTTCGTCCAGCAGAACATTTCAGGAGAATCGAATGGCAAACCGCCTGCAGAAAGGTAGCGCCGCAGCCGCCATGGCCGTCGCGTTAGTCGGCTCGTTCGAAGGGCTTCGGCAGCACGCCTATCCCGATCCGGCCACTCAAGGCCAGCCTTGGACGATCTGCTACGGCAGCACCAATGGTGTGAAGCCCGGCGATTACAAGACGATCGAGCAGTGCAAGGCGCTGCTTTCGCTCGAGTTGCAGCGGTATGCCAGCGGCATAGAGCAGTGCGTGACGGTGCCGCTTCCGGATTCGCGCTTCGTGGCGCTGACCTCGTTCGCCTACAATGTCGGCGTCGGTGCTGCGTGCAAATCGAGCGTCGTTCGTCTCATCAATCAGGGCAGGGCGGCCGAGGGCTGCGAGGCACTCCTCAAATGGAACCGCGCCGCCGGCATCACCTTTCCCGGCCTGACGCGCCGGCGGCAGAAGGAACGCGCCTTCTGCCTGGAGGGCGCATGATGCTCGGCCTTCTCGACACGCTCAAAATGGGCGCCGGCATCGCCGCCGGCCTCGTCATTTACCACCTCTATGCCGTCTCGATCGGCTACCCCTCGGCGGCGCGCCAGGCGCGCGCGGGCTACGTCCTCCTTTCCGAAAAAACTGCGGCCGAAGCCGAGGCGGCCGAGATGGAGCGCCAGCGCAACGCGGCGGCTGCCGCCGGCGAAGAGCACCGCAGGCGCCTCGCCGCCGCCGAGGACGCCCAGCAGGCCGCCAGAAACACACTGGAAAACGAGATCCGATCCTATGAACTCGAGCTTTCGCAAAAGAACCGTGCCTGCGCTGTCACTGCTGCTGATCGTGACTGGCTGCTCCGCCACTGAGCGCCTGAGCAGTGCGGCAGTCGCCAGAGGACAGGCCGCGGCCGGCATCGTGCTGCCGCCGCTACCGGAGGATCTCAGAAAACAGGAAGGGCATGCGCCCGTGCGCGAAGGCGAGCCGCTGATTGCGATCCTTGCCCGCGAGCGTCAGGCGCTCGACCGCGCCAACGCCCGCCAGGAGCGCAGCGTGAAATTCTACGACGACCTCAAGACAAAGTTTGGAGCGCGCCCATGAGAATAGGTTTGGATTGCGGCATCGGCATTCCGATGAGAAGCGCCGCGCTGGCGCCGGCGCCTATCTATTATGTAGACCCGGCAGGTTCCGACTCCAGCGACGGGCTTAGTCCGACGACGGCCTGGCAGACCCTGGGCAAGGTCAACGCCGCCACCATCCCTGCCGGCTCGCAGGTCCTCTTCAAGGGTGGCGTGACCTTCAGCGGCAGCCTGATGTTGCGGGAAGGCCAGCATTTCGGTGCGCCGGGACAGACGACCATATTCGGCTCCTATGGCACCGGCAACGCCACCATCCAGGCCAGCCTCAACTCGAACAGGGGACTCGACGCTCTCAACCCGCACCATGTCACCGTCCGAGACCTCATCTTCGTCGGTACCGGACAGACGGTGAGCACGGCGACAGGCTGCCACCTCGTCAACGACCTACTCGGGAATGCCAAGCTCAGCGGCGTTTCGCTGCTGCGTCTGGACATCTCCGGCTATGGCGTTGACGGCATCGCTGTCTACACCGGCGACAATGCCTATGCGGCGACCTCGGCATCAGGCTTCGACGGCCTGCTGATCGACGGTTGCCTCGTCCACGACTGCACCGGCAACGCCACGGATTACACCGGCAATGGCATCACCATCCAGGGCCTTTACGGTCTGGCCGCCAATCCGGTCAGCCACACCAGCCCAGTCATTCGCAACTGCAAGGTCTACAACAACACAGGCACGGCCGGCATCACCGTCTCCCATTCCGGCAGCGGTATCCTCCTCGGGCAGTGCTCGGGAGCGTTGGTGGAATATTGCGAAGCTTACAACAACGGGGCGAACAACACTTACGCCTCAGGACCGGTTGGCATCTGGTTCTATGAATGCCTGAATTCGACCATCCAGTTCTGTGAAAGCCACCACAACAAGACTGGCGTTGGAACCTCAGATGGCGGTGGATTCGACATCGATGGCGGCTGCCAGGGCTGCACCGTCCAGTATTGCTACAGCCACGACAATTATGGCTCCGGCTATCAGATTTACCAGTTTTCCGATGCCACCATCAAAGACCTCAGCGGCAACACCATCCGTTTCAACATCAGTGAGAACGACGGCACCCAGGCGCCGGCATCGAAAGGCGGCGTCCTTGTCGGCACTGCCGAAAGCAGCCGCGCCGCGCCGAACAACAACATCCACAACAACACGATCTACAATGGCCTGGCCTCCGCAAACGGGTTCTATCTCTTCAGCAACCCCAATCAATTCTCCGTCAGCTATTTTGCGAACAATATCGTCTATATGACGGGCACCGGCTCGAAGGTCATCAACTCCTCGACCAGCCTGACGCCGGCCTACCTTTGTATCGGCAATTGCTATTCCTCGCCCTCGACCTCTCTCAAGTGGGGCTCGGCCACCTATACGACGTTCTCCAACTGGCGGACGGCATACCCCACTCAGGAAACCGTTGCCGGATCGGCAAGCTTCAAGGCCGCCAATCCATCGCTGGTCGGACCTCTCCCAGTTGGAAATATCGGCGGTTTCGATCCTCTCGCCCTTGGATCTTACAAGACCCAGGGCGCATCCGTCTGCCGCAATGGCGGTCAGAACATCAATAGCCTCTATGGCATTGACCCCGGACCCAGAGATCTGTTCGGAAACGCAGTGCCGCAGGGGGGCAACGATATCGGCTGTTTTGAAAGTGCGTGATGCCATGACATCCAATGACGATATCCTGCGCGCCCTCGGGCGCGTGGAGGGAAGGCTGACCGGCATCGAGGAAAACGTCGCGCTGCTGCGCCAGGAGATGGCCGACGAAAAGGCCAACGCGCATGACGGCCGTGCGGTGATCCACAAGCGGCTCGACGAACAGGCGAGGCAGATCGCCCATCTCGACACGAGGGTGGCGATCAGCGGCGGAGCGGATGAGCAGATCCGCGCCGAGATGAGGACGCTCAAGGAAACCGTCGAAAGGAACCAGGAGACGGTCGGCCCGGCCCTGGAAGAATGGAAACGGATGAAATCGATCGGCTACGGCATTTCAGGGTTGATCGCCTTCGCCGGGCTGACGACCGGCGGGATTATTGCCTATGCCAGCGATGGCGCGGTGGCGGCGCTCAGGCATTGGCTGAAGATCAGCTGAGCGGTGCGCCAAGCTTTGCGCTCTCTTGCGCCTGGCGATCAACGTCGAATGCCGGCAAGTCGAAGGTAGCAAAAACGGCGTGAGCAGGCGGATATATTGCCGTCTTCCCCGCCTTGTTAAAATTAGACTTTGCTAACGAACAAAATTGGCGCCTGTTTGTTATCCTTTGCAAGGAGGAAACGAACATGAAGAGCATGAGCAATCGCCAAGTTCGTATTCCCGGACCCCGGGAACATGATGTTGCCGAGCATTGCCGCAAGTTTGGGATTGGCCCGGCGGAGGAGAAGAAGCTGAAGAAGCTGCTCGGGTCTCATGCGCCGCTGCACGAGATTCAGGCGAACGCGCCGCCGCGCCTGCCGAAATGGCGATAGC is part of the Rhizobium bangladeshense genome and encodes:
- a CDS encoding acyltransferase family protein, yielding MDTLANREFGLSVRGRIRGLDGLRAISLLLVLLAHWAPLAFLVLEWGRSGLLIFFVISGFLITRILIDLAGRKREVGGLQLLKGFYGRRFFRIQPIYYLALVFIICIGLNGAVREDVIYHVFFVQNLGNALLRNDIGSYGPAAPWWSLAVEEQFYVFWAPIVIFLRPKAWKLSLCGAFVVAIGWRAFAWYADLGQASVLVTFGNLDSLAAGATIAVITSTSRITPQLSRCFATIMVVGVASVCLLWLTEISEGVPAYRSSFVGKVLADVPVYMIASSLIFFWAIGKATTAAKLMENRVLVFIGKRSYGAYVYHQVVSYTFYFVVTPLLLEPVFGVKSEFRGVVELCVFGAVTLLLAALSYKYIEQPIFRLRDRIYPTS
- a CDS encoding lysozyme, which codes for MANRLQKGSAAAAMAVALVGSFEGLRQHAYPDPATQGQPWTICYGSTNGVKPGDYKTIEQCKALLSLELQRYASGIEQCVTVPLPDSRFVALTSFAYNVGVGAACKSSVVRLINQGRAAEGCEALLKWNRAAGITFPGLTRRRQKERAFCLEGA
- a CDS encoding right-handed parallel beta-helix repeat-containing protein yields the protein MRIGLDCGIGIPMRSAALAPAPIYYVDPAGSDSSDGLSPTTAWQTLGKVNAATIPAGSQVLFKGGVTFSGSLMLREGQHFGAPGQTTIFGSYGTGNATIQASLNSNRGLDALNPHHVTVRDLIFVGTGQTVSTATGCHLVNDLLGNAKLSGVSLLRLDISGYGVDGIAVYTGDNAYAATSASGFDGLLIDGCLVHDCTGNATDYTGNGITIQGLYGLAANPVSHTSPVIRNCKVYNNTGTAGITVSHSGSGILLGQCSGALVEYCEAYNNGANNTYASGPVGIWFYECLNSTIQFCESHHNKTGVGTSDGGGFDIDGGCQGCTVQYCYSHDNYGSGYQIYQFSDATIKDLSGNTIRFNISENDGTQAPASKGGVLVGTAESSRAAPNNNIHNNTIYNGLASANGFYLFSNPNQFSVSYFANNIVYMTGTGSKVINSSTSLTPAYLCIGNCYSSPSTSLKWGSATYTTFSNWRTAYPTQETVAGSASFKAANPSLVGPLPVGNIGGFDPLALGSYKTQGASVCRNGGQNINSLYGIDPGPRDLFGNAVPQGGNDIGCFESA